The Betta splendens chromosome 4, fBetSpl5.4, whole genome shotgun sequence genome contains a region encoding:
- the si:dkey-51e6.1 gene encoding 14 kDa phosphohistidine phosphatase, with protein MADALAKIPDVEIDPEGTFKYILVRVKVKDGDVHKDIVRGTKSAEYHNHIFEKVNPAMEVLGMECKCLGGGKIEHNAQEKKLRVFGESTAYGKADHSVSVVKLKSVFSDYDITWSDDKK; from the exons ATGGCAGACGCTCTGGCTAAAATCCCCGACGTGGAGATTGATCCAGAGGGAACGTTCAAGTACATACTGGTCAGAGTCAAAGTGAAAGATGGCGATGTGCACAAAGACATAGTCCGTGGCACAAAAAGTGCAGAGTATCACA ATCATATTTTTGAGAAGGTCAATCCGGCCATGGAGGTCCTGGGAATGGAGTGCAAGTGCCTCGGAGGAGGGAAGATAGAGCACAACGCCCAGGAGAAAAAACTGAGGGTGTTTGGAGAATCAACC GCCTATGGCAAAGCAGACCATTCTGTTTCAGTGGTGAAGTTGAAGAGCGTCTTCAGCGACTATGATATCACCTGGTCTGATGACAAGAAATAG